In the genome of Drosophila subpulchrella strain 33 F10 #4 breed RU33 chromosome 2L, RU_Dsub_v1.1 Primary Assembly, whole genome shotgun sequence, one region contains:
- the LOC119548028 gene encoding uncharacterized protein LOC119548028, whose amino-acid sequence MDNKLQYKLCARNLDLISDLEFVDKLVKDLGLEAEPQARGVILDLGYTLARDKLVEAKRFATLANRSNVSAEDLEMAQLERTDEVKGESGQQAPKVLAPSQASPPMPSTSRGLSLPTRRHCQEGKVTDLKDKGFKQAQPKPKTGVPSNPLAHGAALSGASSSSSRSVLPVALFLPEDSEILSTNPSSTSAAGLPGAGPPVFKKPRLPK is encoded by the exons ATGGACAACAAATTGCAATACAAGCTGTGCGCACGCAACTTGGATCTCATTTCTGACCTGGAGTTCGTGGACAAACTGGTTAAGGACCTTGGATTGGAGGCGGAACCGCAGGCACGTGGCGTTATCCTCGACCTCGGTTACA CTTTGGCAAGGGACAAACTGGTGGAGGCCAAACGCTTCGCCACGCTGGCGAACCGCTCCAACGTGAGTGCCGAGGATCTGGAGATGGCGCAGCTGGAGCGGACCGACGAGGTGAAGGGGGAATCCGGCCAGCAGGCGCCGAAGGTCCTGGCTCCCAGCCAGGCGTCTCCGCCCATGCCGAGTACGAGCCGGGGACTATCGCTACCCACCAGGCGCCACTGTCAGGAGGGCAAGGTGACCGATCTGAAGGACAAGGGCTTCAAACAGGCTCAACCGAAGCCGAAGACCGGAGTGCCATCCAATCCGTTGGCACATGGTGCTGCCCTTTCGGGTGCTAGCAGCTCTAGCTCTCGTTCGGTCTTACCAGTGGCACTTTTCCTTCCGGAGGACTCTGAAATACTTTCAACTAATCCAAGTTCTACTTCCGCTGCTGGTCTACCAGGAGCCGGTCCCCCGGTCTTCAAAAAGCCACGACTCCCGAAGTAG